CCCATAAACACTAATTTTTATCCATTCAACGGCAATTTTCAGAGGTTCAACGGCAATTTTCGAAGCTCCGTCACCAATTTTCGGAGAACAAATGCCTATTTTCGGGGTCCGCCAGCTAATTTTGGGACAACAAATGCCGATTTTCGGAGTTCCGTCGCTAATTATCGGAGTCCGCCAGCTAATTTTGGGGCTTGCAACGGCAATTATTGTTGTTTGGCTGCAGGTTTCCTTCGCCCGCTCTTAAGCGGCTTAATCCCGAACTCCTCCAATTTCTCGTTCTTCTTGCCGTATTGTCCCTGCAACGAGCTTATTATCCGGGCCGAGTCGTCTTTAAGGTCTTTCATCAGTTTGTTCAGCCGAACCGTGGATTCCTGGGTCTTGGCCTTAAGTTCTTCTTGAACCTTGTCCTCGGCCTTGGCGTCTGCGAGCAATTTGGCGAAGCCGGCAATCTTGACCGGCAGGGCCAGTTCCTTCTCGTTTTTCTTCAAGCCGGAAAGTATCACGTCGCAGGCATTGATCCTTTCGGCATAGGCAGACTTGCCCATTTTTGAGCCTCCTTATATTAAGGTTTAGGCAAGGATATTACGCTGTCATAATCTTGTCAAGGGGAAACTGAAGAAAAATATATGATTTTCTGCTTTTTTCTCTATAGCCATTTGCCCTGTTTCTCCGTCAGGTATTGGCCTCATGCTCCTTCTTTACGGTTATTTTGAGAATCACTCAATTGTGGGTATCGCGGATGTCGTGTCGGTTGTCAAAAGGTGTTTTAAAGAAATCTAAAAATCATTTCTCCTTAAACCAAATCCACCGCCAGGCCGTCGGCCAGCAGCAGGCCTTTGGGCGTGAGGCGCAGATATTTTTTGTCCCATTTCGCCCAGCCCTGTTCTTTCCACCGGAGCCAGACCTGCGGCTTATGCTCCAGGGGAGAGCTCCCGAATTTGCTTTGAAATTCTTTGATATCTATCCCCCGGACCATCCGCAATCCCAGGAACAGGGCTTCAAACCGCTGTTGCTCCGACGAAAGGGTTTCCCGAAAATCGGCCGGGCTTTGGCCGCCGTTGATTGACCGGAGGTACCTTTCAACATTCTTCATATTGCTCCACCTTTTGCCGCCCCGGTGCGAATGGGCTCCGGCCCCGAAACCCAGGTAATCTCCGGCCCGCCAGTAATTGATGTTGTGGGCCGAGCAAAAACCCTTCCGGGCGAAGTTGGATACCTCGTAGCGTTTCAGGCCGGCCCGGTCCAGCCGACTGACGGCCTCCAGATACATATCGGCCTCTGTCTCTTCGTCACCTGGTGTTATTCTGCCTTCTGCTTTTTGCTTTTTGAATTCCGTATTCTTCTCGTAAGTCAGCGAATAAAGCGATATGTGCCGGGGTCCAAGCGCCAGCGCCTTCTCCAGGTCATTCTTCCAATCTTTTAATGATTGCCCGGGCAGGGCGTAGATCAGGTCAAGGCTGATGTTGTCGAAGCCAGCCCGGGACCCCAGGTCAAAGGCGTTGGCGGCCTGACGGCCGGTATGGACCCGGCCCATCTGCTTCAACAAATCATCGTTGAACGACTGCACTCCCAGACTTAGGCGGTTGAAACCCATTTGCCGTAAGAATCTCAGCTTTTCCAGGGTAACCGTTCCGGGGTTGGCTTCTATGGTCAATTCGGCATTAGACGACCAGGGCCGGAGTTCGTTCATGGCCTTCCCGAGCAAAGCGACCGAAGCTATGGTGGGAGTGCCTCCGCCCAAATAGATTGTCTTTATATCTTTGATTTCGTTTCGGTGGCCGGCGATCTCCCGGACCAGCGCTTGGAAATATTTTTTAAGCTCGGCCGGTTGCCGCAAAGGCCTGGAGTTGAACCCGCAGTAATGGCACTTGGCTAGGCAAAAGGGAATATGGATGTAAACTGAGTTCATAAAGTATTTATGATTTATGACTGGACTTTGGCAAATCCGAAATACGAATATCGAAGATCCAAACAAATCCTAAGTTATAAATTACAGAAACCCGAAAATGCCAAGAAATTAGGCCCTTTAGTTAGGTCATTGGTATTTGTCCCGCAATACCGGGATCCCGCCAACCTGCTTGCCCCGCCCCGCCCCGCCAAAGGCGAGGCTCTGGCTTGCAGCGGGGCCATGGGTTGTGGCGGTGGTCCGCCGTAGTAGAAACGAAGGAGGAAGGCGGTGATTTCGGATTTCGGATTTTGATATTAGGCCTACACTGAGCACGACTGCTTGCCTGGCTTTTGAAGTGATTTGCTAAACTTTGGCTTTTTGCCAAAGTTTAGTTACCTTATAACATTTTGCTTCAAAAGTCAAACGATTTAAATATCTTTACCCTTCCTTAAGATATCCCCTTGACTTTTAGGCTGAAATTTGGCATCATTAAAATATGTCCAAGTTTTTTTCAACCATAATAATATTGCTGTTTGCCTGTTACCCCGTCTTAGGCCAAAACGAGCCGGTAGCGGATATTCCCGCCGGGGAAGGTTTTGATCCCATCACCATCCTTTCCCCCCTGCGGGATTCCCTGCTGCCCCAGGACGAGCCGTTGGAGATCTCCCTGCTGCTTTCGGATCTGCAGGATTATTCCCTGGTCCTGCTGCTGGATGGAACGGACATCACAGTCAAGGCTCAGATCACCGGCGACTACCTCTACTATCTTTCGGACTTTGCCCCCCAGCCCGGGCCGCATCAAATAAGGTTAACGGCCCTGAGCGGACCGGACACCGTTTTTTCGCACGGCTGGATGTTTTACGCCCCGGCAACATTGTCTGTTCCGGAAGAAGCCCTGCCCTGGGAGTTCTGGGCCGGTATGGGATGGCAGTATTCGGACTGCAGCGCCGACACCGCCGGACTGGGCCTCTCCTACCCCGTCGGTTTTTTGCCCAAGGCCGAACTTTCGCTGTCGGGACAGCTGGGCCGGGGGAACCTTTCCGGCAATCTGTCCTACGATCCGGCCTACGACAAAGACCTGCACGGCCAGCTGCAGTTTTCCCAACCCCAATGGGAGCTTTGGCTGGGAGAATTCTATCCCCGGTTTTCGGAGTTGGCTTTTTCCGGGCTTTCTCCCCTGGGCGGTTCCGGAACGTATAAGAACGGCCGCCTGAAGGTAGACCTGCTGGCCTGCCGCTCCCAACCGGCCGACACCGGCTATCAGACTTTTGCCCAGTATATCTACGGAGGCCAGAGCTACTTGGAGTTGCGGGACAGTCTGGTCTTTTCGGCCGGATATTTTGCAGGGTACGATGATCCTTCCTCCCTGCCGGACTCGGTCAGATATAAGGCCAGCGCTTATGTCTACACAGACGATCTGCTGGGAATCTCCGACGCCATCATTTCGGTAGACACCCTGCACCCGGGCCGGAACCGGCTGCTGCTGCTGTCTCTGTCCTCTTCATTTAAAAACCTGGCGCTATCGGGGGAATACATCCGCACCCGGCTGATACCCGACACCGGGAAAACAGTTTACGACCAAGGCTACTCGGCCGACGTAAAGCTTCGGCGGGAAAAGCATCTTTGGGAAGCCAGTTACACTTCGCTGGGCCAATATTTTTACAGTTTCGGGAATCCCTACGCCGAGGCGGCCAAGAACGAACTGGCCCTGGCCCAGGAGTCTAATTGGAGTAAGATATTAAGCACCCAAGCCTACGCCTCGGCCTATAAGATATACACCGATTCCGCGGCCGGCAACAGCTATAAGGCCGGAGCCTCGTTGCGATTGTCCGGCCTTGGCCCGGACCGATGGTTTTCCGGGCTTTCTCTTAATGTTGATTACAACCTCCGGCCCTACACCGGCTACCTCTATCAAAGCCGCAGCCTGGGAGCCAGCTTAAGCTTAAAATGGAAAAAACTCCGGGCCTCGCCCCTCTATTCTTATTCCGCCAGCCAAAGCGACCGGCTGACCCGGTCCCATTCGGCCAATCTTGATCTGAACTTTACGGCCGGAAGAGCCTGGCAGATCAATTCCGGCTATCAGTATTACCAGCTTCAGGATGATCTGAATTCCGTCGATCAACTCAAACACACGGGATATCTCAAGAGCGCCATCAGCCTGGGAGCCAGATTATCGCTGGAGCTGGGGGTCAAGCAGATAAATAAGACCGACCGGTTGGACCAATCCAAATCGTACCGCCAGCGCCTGGCCTGGACAAACCTGGGATACCGTTTTTAAAATAATTGCCGGGGGAACCGCAAACTCTCTCCGGGGCTCTAATGATCATTACATGATCCTGATCTTGTCTTTTCCGGATCTTTAAACGGGGTCAGTATAAATCCAATTGACCGGCAGAATATTTGCCGGGGAGGTTTTTATGAAACGGATCATCGCAGCACTTATTCTGTCTTTTCTCTGTCTTTGGGTCCGGGGGGCGGGTTCCCAAGAGCCCAAACCAACTGCCGTTTTAAGCCTCTATGTGGGACA
Above is a window of candidate division TA06 bacterium DNA encoding:
- the hemW gene encoding radical SAM family heme chaperone HemW produces the protein MNSVYIHIPFCLAKCHYCGFNSRPLRQPAELKKYFQALVREIAGHRNEIKDIKTIYLGGGTPTIASVALLGKAMNELRPWSSNAELTIEANPGTVTLEKLRFLRQMGFNRLSLGVQSFNDDLLKQMGRVHTGRQAANAFDLGSRAGFDNISLDLIYALPGQSLKDWKNDLEKALALGPRHISLYSLTYEKNTEFKKQKAEGRITPGDEETEADMYLEAVSRLDRAGLKRYEVSNFARKGFCSAHNINYWRAGDYLGFGAGAHSHRGGKRWSNMKNVERYLRSINGGQSPADFRETLSSEQQRFEALFLGLRMVRGIDIKEFQSKFGSSPLEHKPQVWLRWKEQGWAKWDKKYLRLTPKGLLLADGLAVDLV